From Salarias fasciatus chromosome 5, fSalaFa1.1, whole genome shotgun sequence, a single genomic window includes:
- the zpr1 gene encoding zinc finger protein ZPR1, producing the protein MSVISEENVRGESVFSDISADNEDLQPTEIESMCMNCYQNGTTRLLLTRIPFFKEIIVSSFSCANCGWANTEIQSAGRIQDRGVCYTLKVQSKHDLNREVVKAECATTRIPELEFEIPPFTQKGSLSTIEGLIDRAVAGLEQDQPVRRATDPEVASKIDEFIEKLRKLKDVEDEFTLVIEDPSGNSFVENPVAPQRDEALTVSRFQRTVQQDMQLGIRADDDLEQEPDSNSVEAMRNEVLVFNTNCPECNAPASTNMKLVQIPHFKEVVIMATICDSCGHRTNEVKSGGATEELGTKITLHITDPSDMTRDVLKSETCAIFIPELEFELGMAAVGGKFTTLEGLLKDIKDLIVSKNPFVTGDSGVTGRMQKLMEFGEKLDKIVAGEMDVHFILDDPAGNSYLQNVYAPDPDPEMTVEKYTRSFQQNEDLGLNDMKTEGYQEEN; encoded by the coding sequence ATGTCTGTGATTTCGGAGGAAAATGTTCGAGGTGAGAGCGTTTTCAGTGATATCAGCGCCGATAACGAGGACTTGCAGCCCACTGAGATCGAGAGCATGTGTATGAACTGCTACCAGAACGGAACGACGCGCCTGCTGCTCACCAGAATCCCCTTCTTCAAAGAAATCATcgtcagctccttcagctgtgCCAACTGCGGCTGGGCCAACACCGAGATCCAGTCCGCGGGTCGGATCCAGGACCGAGGCGTCTGCTACACTCTCAAAGTCCAAAGTAAGCATGACCTGAACCGGGAGGTCGTCAAAGCGGAGTGTGCGACCACCAGGATCCCGGAGCTGGAGTTTGAAATCCCTCCCTTTACCCAGAAGGGCTCTCTTTCCACCATCGAGGGCCTGATAGACCGGGCCGTGGCCGGACTGGAACAGGACCAGCCTGTCAGGAGAGCCACTGACCCCGAGGTGGCGAGCAAAATAGACGAATTCATCGAGAAGCTCCGCAAATTGAAGGACGTCGAGGATGAATTCACGCTCGTGATCGAGGACCCGTCTGGGAACAGCTTTGTGGAGAATCCAGTGGCCCCTCAGAGGGACGAGGCCCTGACCGTGTCCCGGTTCCAGCGGACGGTCCAGCAGGACATGCAGCTGGGGATCCGGGCGGATGACGACCTGGAGCAAGAGCCCGACTCCAACTCGGTGGAGGCCATGAGGAACGAGGTGCTGGTCTTCAACACCAACTGCCCAGAGTGCAACGCGCCCGCCTCCACCAACATGAAGCTCGTCCAGATCCCCCACTTCAAGGAGGTCGTCATCATGGCCACCATCTGTGACAGCTGCGGCCACAGGACCAATGAGGTGAAGTCAGGTGGAGCCACAGAGGAGCTGGGCACCAAGATCACCCTGCACATCACAGACCCGTCAGACATGACCAGGGACGTGCTGAAGTCTGAGACGTGTGCCATCTTCATCCCCGAGCTCGAATTTGAGCTGGGGATGGCAGCTGTGGGTGGGAAGTTCACGACTCTGGAGGGTCTGCTGAAAGACATCAAAGACCTCATTGTGTCCAAAAACCCCTTTGTCACAGGTGACAGCGGCGTCACGGGTCGGATGCAGAAGCTGATGGAGTTTGGGGAGAAACTAGACAAGATAGTGGCGGGAGAAATGGATGTCCACTTCATTCTGGACGACCCAGCTGGGAACAGCTACTTGCAGAATGTGTATGCGCCGGACCCAGATCCTGAGATGACTGTGGAGAAATACACCCGCTCGTTTCAGCAGAACGAAGACCTCGGCTTGAATGACATGAAGACGGAGGGATACcaggaagaaaactga
- the LOC115389253 gene encoding 60S ribosomal protein L22-like — protein sequence MAPIKKQMVRKPGGKKKKQVLKFTLDCTHPVEDGIMDAANFEQFLQERIKVNGKAGNLGGGVVSIERSKSKIAVNSEVPFSKRYLKYLTKKYLKKNNLRDWLRVVANTKESYELRYFQINQDEEEEEED from the exons ATGGCTCCGATT AAAAAGCAGATGGTGAGGAAACCTggtggaaagaagaagaagcaggtcCTGAAGTTTACCCTGGACTGCACTCACCCTGTTGAGGATGGTATCATGGACGCTGCCAACTTT GAGCAGTTCCTGCAGGAGCGCATCAAGGTGAACGGCAAAGCTGGAAACCTCGGCGGTGGGGTGGTGTCCATCGAGAGGAGCAAGAGTAAAATTGCAGTCAACTCAGAGGTTCCCTTTTCCAAGAG gtaCTTGAAATATCTCACCAAGAAGTATCTTAAAAAGAACAACCTGAGGGACTGGCTGCGGGTTGTAGCCAACACCAAGGAGAGCTATGAGCTGCGCTACTTCCAGATCAatcaggatgaggaggaggaggaggaggattaa
- the LOC115389081 gene encoding RING finger protein 207-like, whose translation MAGGIFTNLGNLCNVDCANVHPLVCHLCHEQYQSPCLLDCYHIFCARCLRGRTNDARLSCPLCGYPSIIKGNNGLPPEDRLLKFLVDNNADAEETVQCANCDQESDKKDTGVMYYCNTCSQPLCAACRELTHKARMFSHHEIVSLAKRTKTKHRKCSLHEEPYILFSTENKSMLCIKCFRDMQVESRSHCIDIETAYAQGCEMLDQAVLVVKELQTSTGEAILLLRAMIGEVCLNVEEEENAICCLFNSLQEKLAERKKILLKAAQSQHEEKEKALKEQLSHLSALLPTLQVHLVTCSAFLSSANKFEFLDMGYQLMERLKRIVKLPHRLRPVQSSKINTEYRSEFARSLEPLLQIGQRCPPSVTGCTSVATRLHSPLSVSCRSPSLSEMPLGSAFGRRPTSHRNICTKVLLAEGRETPFTEHCRNYENTYRTLQTDIQSLKDQVQELHRDLTKHHSIINTEKMGEILERSLHIDSQIAAHYSTVETMRVMFEEIWDETFQRVTNEQEIYEAQLHDLMQLKQENSYLTTITRQISPYILSIAKVKERLEPRLQEHKEHLDDRTATMLRIYEDSITAKESQQSDGQAGVTEQDRDKSSRPLLHESGESSVKPHRPGRQRGPAETPSGNDVPS comes from the exons ATGGCAGGAGGCATCTTCACCAACTTGGGTAATCTGTGTAATGTGGACTGTGCGAATGTCCACCCCCTGGTGTGTCACCTGTGCCACGAGCAGTACCAGTCCCCATGTTTATTGGATTGTTATCACATCTTCTGTGCCCGCTGCCTGCGAGGTCGGACCAATGACGCCCGCCTCAGTTGCCCCCTCTGTGG ATACCCGTCTATAATTAAAGGAAATAATGGACTTCCACCAGAGGATCGTCTGCTGAAGTTTCTGGTGGACAACAATGCAGACGCTGAGGAGACGGTGCAGTGTGCCAACTGTGACCAGGAGAGTGACAAAAAG GACACGGGAGTGATGTATTACTGTAATACTTGCAGTCAGCCGCTGTGTGCGGCGTGCAGAGAGCTGACACACAAGGCCAGAATGTTTTCCCACCATGAGATCGTGTCCCTGGCCAAAcgcaccaaaacaaaacacaggaaatgcT CTCTCCACGAGGAGCCCTACATCCTTTTCTCCACGGAAAACAAGTCTATGCTTTGCATCAAATGCTTCAGAGACATGCAAGT GGAAAGCCGAAGCCACTGCATTGATATAGAAACTGCTTACGCACAGGGCTGTGAGATGTTGGACCAGGCTGTGCTG GTGGTGAAAGAGCTGCAAACTTCGACGGGAGAGGCGATCCTCCTGCTGAGAGCCATGATCGGAGAAGTGTGTCTgaatgtggaggaagaggagaacgcAATCTGCTGCCTGTTCAACAGTTTGCAG GAAAAACtagcagagaggaagaagattctgctgaaagcagctcagag tcagcacgaggagaaggagaaggcaCTGAAGGAACAGTTGTCCCACCTCTCCGCCCTCCTGCCAACTCTCCAG GTCCACCTGGTCACCTGTTCGGCCTTCCTCAGCTCAGCGAACAAGTTTGAGTTTTTGGATATGGGCTAC CAACTCATGGAGCGGCTGAAGAGGATTGTAAAGCTCCCTCATCGACTGAGGCCGGTGCAGAGCAGCAAA ATCAACACAGAGTACAGGAGTGAGTTTGCTCGCAGCTTGGAGCCTCTGCTGCAGATCGGACAGCGCTGCCCTCCTTCTGTCACCGGCTGCACCAGCGTCGCAACGAG gctCCACTCCCCTCTTTCTGTGTCCTGTCGCTCGCCGTCTCTGAGTGAGATGCCCCTCGGCTCGGCTTTCGGGCGAAGGCCCACGTCTCATCGCAACATCTGCACCAAGGTCCTCCTGGCCGAGGGCCGGGAAACGCCCTTCACCGAGCACTGCCGCAATTACGAGAACACGTACAGG accctccagaccgaCATCCAGAGCCTgaaggaccaggtccaggagctgCACAGAGACCTGACCAAGCACCACTCCATCatcaacacagagaaaatgGGAGAGATCTTGGAGCGATCGCTGCACATCGACAGTCAGATAGCGGCCCATTACTCCACTGTGGAAACTATGAGAGTCATGTTTGAAGAG ATTTGGGATGAAACTTTTCAGAGGGTCACCAACGAGCAGGAGATCTATGAAG CCCAGCTTCACGACTTGATGCAGCTGAAACAGGAGAACTCCTACCTGACCACCATCACCCGACAGATCAGCCCCTACATCCTGTCTATCGCCAAAGTCAAAGAGCGACTCGAGCCAAG GCTTCAGGAGCATAAAGAGCACCTGGATGACCGCACAGCAACAATGCTGAGAATCTACGAGGACAGCATCACGGCAAAGGAGAGTCAGCAGAG TGACGGCCAGGCCGGTGTCACGGAGCAGGACAGAGACAAGAGCAGCCGCCCACTGCTGCACGAGTCGGGGGAGAGCTCTGTCAAACCCCATCGCCCGGGCAGGCAGAGGGGCCCCGCCGAGACGCCCAGCGGCAATGACGTGCCTTCATAA